A genomic segment from Gaiellales bacterium encodes:
- a CDS encoding FAD-dependent oxidoreductase, which yields MARLPRHDILFEPVQIGPKTLRNRFYQVPHCTGFGVEKPWTQAAFRGMKAEGGWAAVCTEYCSISAETDESPYVSARLWDDEDARALRLMTEEAHRHGALAGVELWHGGLYAETRESRLPPIAPSQLSSDFDGITVPRVMTAADIRRVQEEWVAAALRARDSGFDIVYVYGSHTYLPTQFLSPVYNRRTDRYGGSFENRSRFWLEAIELVRDAVGGDCAIAVRIAADTLEGSGVELAEGLEFIRRADPMVDLWDVTIGALSGWQRVDSGPSRFFEQGYQLEWSGQARQATDKPIVVVGRFTDPDRMAEIVRGGTVDLIGAARPSISDPFLPRKIEEGRYDEVRECIGCNACYSRSIWGRHLGCTQNATAGEEHRRGWHPERFDRAKNAEKSALVVGAGPAGMECAIVLAKRGMELVHLVDADDDIGGCLQWVTRLPGLGEWGRLIDYRRVQMERLANLQFVPGMRLDAAGVCEYGADIAIVATGARWNADGMNGITRASIAGAGEGLAHVLTPEQVMVEGLRPPGSRVCVIDYEGYFTGAGIAEVLRAEGRAVELLTCFDLVAHYCDQTLEGVRLRRRLHDLGIGAHRAATATAVDPQGVDAADEFGHPFRIACDGVVMVTQRGSDDALHRALADDPDALAAAGVEQVHAIGDCVAPRLIADAIFDGHRLAREIDSPDPSRPLPYMRERPLV from the coding sequence ATGGCCCGGCTGCCCCGCCACGACATCCTCTTCGAGCCCGTGCAGATCGGGCCGAAGACGCTCCGAAACCGCTTCTACCAGGTGCCGCACTGCACCGGGTTCGGGGTCGAGAAGCCGTGGACGCAGGCCGCCTTCCGGGGGATGAAGGCCGAGGGCGGCTGGGCGGCGGTGTGCACCGAGTACTGCTCGATCAGCGCCGAGACCGACGAGTCGCCCTACGTGTCGGCGCGGCTGTGGGACGACGAGGACGCGCGGGCGCTGCGGCTCATGACCGAGGAGGCACACCGCCACGGGGCGCTCGCCGGCGTCGAGCTTTGGCACGGCGGCCTGTACGCCGAGACGCGCGAGTCGCGGCTGCCGCCGATCGCCCCGTCGCAGCTCTCGAGCGACTTCGACGGGATCACGGTCCCGCGGGTGATGACGGCGGCCGACATCCGCCGCGTGCAGGAGGAGTGGGTGGCCGCCGCCCTGCGGGCGCGCGACTCCGGCTTCGACATCGTCTACGTGTACGGCTCGCATACCTACCTGCCGACGCAGTTTCTCTCGCCCGTCTACAACCGCCGCACCGACCGCTACGGCGGCTCGTTCGAGAACCGGTCGCGGTTCTGGCTGGAGGCGATCGAGCTCGTCCGCGACGCCGTCGGCGGCGACTGCGCGATCGCCGTTCGGATTGCGGCCGACACGCTGGAGGGATCGGGTGTCGAGCTGGCCGAGGGGCTCGAGTTCATCCGCCGGGCCGACCCGATGGTCGACCTGTGGGATGTGACAATCGGCGCGCTGTCGGGATGGCAGCGGGTCGACAGCGGACCGTCGCGCTTCTTCGAGCAGGGCTACCAGCTGGAGTGGTCGGGCCAGGCCCGCCAGGCGACGGACAAGCCGATCGTGGTGGTTGGGCGGTTCACCGACCCCGACCGGATGGCGGAGATCGTCCGCGGCGGCACGGTCGACCTGATCGGGGCCGCGCGGCCGTCGATCTCCGACCCGTTCCTGCCCCGCAAGATCGAGGAGGGCCGCTACGACGAGGTGCGCGAGTGCATCGGCTGCAACGCGTGCTACTCGCGCTCGATCTGGGGCCGCCACCTCGGCTGCACCCAGAACGCGACGGCCGGCGAGGAGCACCGCCGCGGCTGGCACCCGGAGCGGTTCGACCGGGCGAAGAATGCGGAGAAGTCGGCACTCGTGGTGGGAGCGGGTCCGGCCGGGATGGAGTGCGCGATCGTGCTCGCGAAGCGCGGCATGGAGCTCGTCCACCTGGTCGACGCGGACGACGACATCGGCGGCTGCCTGCAGTGGGTCACGCGGCTGCCGGGCCTGGGGGAGTGGGGGCGCCTGATCGACTACCGCCGCGTGCAGATGGAGCGCCTTGCGAACCTCCAGTTCGTGCCCGGCATGCGGCTCGACGCCGCCGGCGTGTGCGAGTACGGCGCCGACATCGCCATCGTTGCCACCGGCGCGCGCTGGAACGCCGACGGCATGAACGGCATCACCCGCGCGTCGATCGCGGGCGCGGGGGAGGGGCTGGCCCACGTGCTGACGCCGGAGCAGGTCATGGTGGAGGGGCTGCGGCCGCCGGGCTCACGCGTCTGCGTGATCGACTACGAGGGCTACTTCACCGGCGCCGGGATCGCGGAGGTGCTGCGGGCCGAGGGCCGGGCGGTGGAGCTGCTCACCTGCTTCGACCTCGTCGCCCACTACTGCGACCAAACGCTCGAGGGCGTGCGCCTGCGCCGGCGCCTGCACGACCTCGGCATCGGCGCGCACCGCGCCGCGACGGCGACGGCGGTCGACCCGCAGGGCGTCGACGCCGCCGACGAGTTCGGCCACCCGTTCCGCATCGCCTGCGACGGCGTGGTGATGGTCACGCAGCGGGGTTCGGACGACGCCCTTCACCGCGCGCTCGCGGACGACCCCGACGCGCTCGCCGCCGCGGGCGTCGAGCAGGTGCACGCGATCGGCGACTGCGTCGCGCCGCGGCTGATCGCCGACGCGATCTTCGACGGCCACCGCCTCGCGCGCGAGATCGATTCGCCCGACCCGTCCCGCCCGCTGCCCTACATGCGCGAGCGCCCGCTCGTGTGA
- a CDS encoding GNAT family N-acetyltransferase, protein MAAPVPLRYPDPPLAEGEIGLRSWREEDLGVIAALCRDPDVARFTRVPDPYSDADARAWIDGLADRLAEGEAVRLAIVAGGGEPVGSIGLRIDPLDRDIAEAGYMVAPGARGRGVATTALRLASRWGLRDLGVARVQLSTHVDNPASQRVAERAGFRREGVLRSWEELRGSRVDLVMFSRVAADL, encoded by the coding sequence GTGGCCGCGCCGGTCCCGCTCCGCTACCCGGACCCGCCCCTGGCAGAGGGCGAGATCGGCCTGCGGTCGTGGCGGGAAGAGGATCTCGGCGTGATCGCGGCGCTCTGCCGCGACCCCGACGTGGCCCGCTTCACCCGCGTGCCCGACCCCTACTCCGACGCCGACGCGCGGGCCTGGATCGACGGGCTGGCGGACAGGCTCGCGGAGGGCGAGGCGGTGCGGCTTGCGATCGTCGCGGGTGGAGGTGAGCCGGTCGGGAGCATCGGCCTTCGCATCGACCCGCTCGACCGCGACATCGCCGAGGCCGGCTACATGGTCGCGCCGGGGGCGCGCGGCCGCGGCGTGGCCACGACGGCGCTTCGGCTGGCATCGCGCTGGGGGCTGCGCGACCTGGGGGTGGCCCGCGTCCAGCTCTCGACCCATGTCGACAACCCCGCCTCCCAGCGGGTCGCCGAGCGGGCGGGGTTCCGGCGCGAGGGCGTGCTGCGCTCGTGGGAGGAGCTGCGCGGGAGCCGTGTCGACCTGGTGATGTTCTCGCGCGTCGCCGCCGACCTGTGA
- the uvrA gene encoding excinuclease ABC subunit UvrA has protein sequence MAHENIVIRGAREHNLRDVTVSLPRDRLVVITGLSGSGKSSLAFDTLYAEGQRRYVESLSAYARQFLGQMDKPDVDSIDGLSPAISIDQKTTARNPRSTVGTVTEIYDYLRLLYARVGHPHCPKCGREISGQSAEQIVEHVLKLPEGTRFTVDAPVVRTRKGEYRDLFEQLRGDGYTRVKVDGRQLMLEEPIELDKQVRHSISVVVDRLVMKQGLRTRLTDSVETALRLAEGLVEIAVVDGNTTTYSEQFACPDDGISLPELAPRIFSFNSPHGACPRCTGLGTQREIDPDLVVPDPSLSISQGALVPWTVINSNFYTQVIQAIADRYEVDLDTPWAGLPEEQRDLFLKGTGGDKLYVTYRNRMNRKRSYMLAFEGIVPSLERRYRETDSSYQKERIEEYMALKPCPACHGDRLKDTSLAVTVGDRNIAQVTRMSVTSAIEFVDALELTRTEQAIGVRILKEIRERLTFLADVGVGYLTLGRAAASLSGGEAQRIRLATQIGSSLMGVLYILDEPSIGLHQRDNAKLLATLERLRELGNTVIVVEHDEETIRAADHIVDMGPGAGEHGGRVVATGTAAEVMASERSITGAYLSGRRAIPVPDRRMHDAGWFGVQGASEHNLKDIDVDLPVSKLICVAGVSGSGKSTLVNEVIFKSLANRLNRARVKPGAHRSVEGIDVFDKVIDIDQSPIGRTPRSNPATYTGVFDHIRALYATSPDARARGYKPGRFSFNVKGGRCETCRGDGTIKIEMHFLPDVYINCEACRGRRYNRETLEVKFKGKSIADVLDMSVEEALEFFAKIPKLRRRLQTLHDVGLDYMRLGQPATTLSGGEAQRVKLATELSKVATGRTLYILDEPTTGLHTYDIEKLLEVLQRLVDAGNTVLVIEHNLDVIKQADWVLDLGPEGGDAGGQVVAQGTPEEVAETPGSHTGEFLRRVLPVYEAEQALVG, from the coding sequence GTGGCACACGAGAACATCGTCATTCGGGGCGCGCGCGAGCACAACCTCAGAGACGTCACGGTCAGCCTGCCCCGCGACCGGCTGGTCGTCATCACCGGCCTGTCCGGCTCGGGCAAGTCGAGCCTCGCCTTCGACACGCTCTACGCCGAGGGGCAGCGCCGCTACGTCGAGTCGCTCTCTGCCTATGCCCGCCAGTTCCTGGGGCAGATGGACAAGCCCGACGTCGACTCGATCGACGGGCTCTCGCCTGCGATCTCGATCGACCAGAAGACGACCGCCCGCAACCCCCGTTCGACGGTCGGCACGGTCACCGAGATCTACGACTACCTGCGGCTCCTGTACGCCCGGGTCGGCCATCCCCACTGCCCCAAGTGCGGGCGTGAGATCTCGGGCCAGTCGGCCGAGCAGATCGTCGAGCACGTCCTGAAGCTGCCGGAGGGCACGCGTTTCACCGTCGACGCCCCCGTCGTGCGGACGCGCAAGGGCGAGTACCGCGACCTCTTCGAGCAGCTCCGCGGCGACGGCTACACGCGCGTCAAGGTCGACGGCCGGCAGCTGATGCTGGAGGAGCCGATCGAGCTCGACAAGCAGGTGCGCCACTCGATCTCGGTCGTCGTCGACCGGCTGGTGATGAAGCAGGGCCTGCGCACGCGCCTGACCGACTCCGTCGAGACCGCCCTGCGGCTGGCCGAAGGGCTGGTCGAGATCGCGGTGGTCGACGGCAACACGACCACCTATTCCGAGCAGTTCGCCTGCCCCGACGACGGCATCTCGCTGCCCGAGCTCGCCCCGCGCATCTTCTCGTTCAACTCGCCGCACGGCGCCTGCCCACGCTGCACCGGCCTCGGCACCCAGCGCGAGATCGACCCCGATCTGGTCGTCCCCGACCCGAGCCTCTCGATCTCCCAGGGTGCGCTCGTCCCCTGGACGGTGATCAACTCCAACTTCTACACCCAGGTGATCCAGGCGATCGCCGACCGCTACGAGGTCGATCTCGACACGCCCTGGGCCGGCCTGCCCGAGGAGCAGCGCGACCTCTTCCTGAAAGGGACGGGCGGCGACAAGCTCTACGTCACCTACCGCAACCGGATGAACCGCAAGCGCAGCTACATGCTCGCGTTCGAGGGTATCGTCCCCAGCCTCGAGCGGCGCTACCGCGAGACCGACTCGTCGTACCAGAAGGAGCGCATCGAGGAGTACATGGCGCTCAAGCCGTGCCCGGCCTGCCACGGCGACCGGCTCAAGGACACGAGCCTGGCGGTCACGGTGGGCGACCGCAACATCGCCCAGGTGACGCGCATGTCGGTGACGTCCGCGATCGAGTTCGTCGACGCGCTCGAGCTGACCCGGACCGAGCAGGCGATCGGCGTCCGCATCCTCAAGGAGATCCGCGAGCGGCTGACGTTCCTGGCCGACGTCGGCGTCGGCTACCTCACGCTCGGCCGCGCGGCGGCAAGCCTGTCAGGCGGCGAGGCCCAGCGGATCCGGCTCGCGACCCAGATCGGCTCGTCGCTCATGGGCGTCCTCTACATCCTGGACGAGCCGTCGATCGGGCTGCACCAGCGCGACAACGCCAAGCTGCTCGCGACGCTCGAGCGCCTGCGCGAGCTGGGCAACACCGTGATCGTCGTCGAGCACGACGAGGAGACGATCCGGGCGGCCGACCACATCGTTGACATGGGCCCCGGGGCGGGTGAGCACGGCGGCCGGGTGGTCGCGACGGGCACCGCCGCCGAGGTGATGGCGTCGGAGCGCTCGATCACCGGCGCGTATCTGTCCGGCCGGCGCGCGATCCCGGTGCCCGACCGGCGCATGCACGACGCCGGCTGGTTCGGCGTGCAGGGCGCCTCCGAGCACAACCTCAAGGACATCGACGTCGATCTGCCCGTGAGCAAGCTGATCTGCGTCGCCGGCGTGAGCGGATCGGGCAAGAGCACGCTCGTGAACGAGGTCATCTTCAAGTCGCTCGCGAACCGGCTCAACCGCGCCCGCGTGAAGCCCGGGGCGCACCGGTCGGTGGAGGGGATCGACGTCTTCGACAAGGTCATCGACATCGACCAGTCGCCGATCGGGCGCACGCCGCGGTCGAACCCGGCGACCTACACGGGCGTCTTCGACCACATCCGCGCCCTGTACGCGACCTCGCCCGACGCCCGCGCCCGCGGCTACAAGCCGGGTCGGTTCTCGTTCAACGTCAAGGGCGGCCGCTGTGAGACGTGCCGCGGCGACGGCACGATCAAGATCGAAATGCACTTCCTGCCCGACGTCTACATCAACTGCGAGGCCTGCCGCGGCCGACGCTACAACCGCGAGACGCTCGAGGTGAAGTTCAAGGGCAAGTCGATCGCCGACGTGCTCGACATGTCGGTCGAGGAGGCGCTCGAGTTCTTCGCCAAGATCCCGAAGCTGCGCCGGCGCCTGCAGACGCTGCACGACGTTGGCCTCGACTACATGCGGCTGGGCCAGCCGGCGACGACGCTCTCCGGCGGCGAGGCGCAGCGGGTCAAGCTGGCGACCGAGCTCAGCAAGGTCGCCACCGGGCGCACGCTCTACATCCTGGACGAGCCCACGACGGGCCTGCACACGTACGACATCGAGAAGCTGCTCGAGGTGCTGCAGCGGCTCGTCGACGCGGGCAACACCGTGCTCGTGATCGAGCACAACCTCGACGTGATCAAGCAGGCCGACTGGGTGCTCGACCTCGGGCCGGAGGGCGGCGACGCCGGCGGCCAGGTGGTCGCGCAGGGCACGCCCGAGGAGGTCGCCGAGACGCCGGGCAGTCACACGGGCGAGTTCCTGCGCCGGGTGCTGCCGGTCTACGAGGCGGAGCAAGCGCTTGTCGGTTGA
- a CDS encoding NUDIX domain-containing protein, which translates to MSVEPRPAAVPVMSVRARAVIPDGEGRVLFDRTHHFDRAPFYWLPGGGVEAGETAEEAVRRELIEEASLVIRVQRLLYISENLFVESGDYRHELILYFLAEAGETLPGAPVDLRHHEWHPPDATPGPFLPPDVAQAVAADLRDGFTRPVQHLVTDERPSPPA; encoded by the coding sequence TTGTCGGTTGAGCCGCGGCCCGCGGCCGTCCCGGTGATGTCGGTGCGGGCGCGGGCCGTGATCCCCGACGGCGAGGGCCGCGTGCTCTTCGACCGCACCCACCACTTCGACCGGGCGCCGTTCTACTGGCTTCCCGGCGGCGGCGTCGAGGCCGGCGAGACGGCCGAGGAGGCGGTGCGGCGGGAGCTGATCGAGGAGGCGTCGCTCGTCATCCGCGTGCAGCGGCTCCTCTACATCAGCGAGAACCTGTTCGTCGAGTCCGGCGACTACCGCCACGAGCTGATCCTGTACTTCCTGGCCGAGGCGGGGGAGACGCTCCCCGGTGCGCCGGTCGACCTGCGACACCACGAGTGGCACCCGCCGGACGCCACGCCGGGGCCGTTCCTGCCGCCCGACGTTGCCCAGGCAGTCGCCGCCGACCTCCGCGACGGGTTCACGCGGCCGGTGCAGCACCTCGTCACCGACGAGCGCCCGTCGCCGCCGGCGTGA
- the uvrB gene encoding excinuclease ABC subunit UvrB, giving the protein MPDLAVSASYEPTGDQPRAIAELAQSISRGDQYQTLLGATGTGKTHAMARVIERLNRPALVIAHNKTLAAQLCNEFREYFPRNAVEYFVSYYDYYQPEAYLPSSDTYIEKDSSINDDIDRLRHAATAALFARRDVVIVASVSCIYGIGSPESYSELVLFLSVGEEKSRDDILRKLVDIHYQRNDVVMGRGRFRVRGDVIEVQPANMETAYRISLFGDEVEAITHFDPLSGEVFARLDHLGIYPATHYAMEREKLEPAIRSVQEELRERLAQLEGENKMLEAHRLRSRTEYDMEMLREVGFCNGIENYSRHLDGRAPGTPPHTLLDYFPDDYLIIIDESHQTVPQIGGMYEGDRSRKQTLVEFGFRLPSALDNRPLRFDEFVERAHQVLFVSATPGPFELRHSTHVAEQIIRPTGLIDPEVEVRPTRRQIDDLLGEIRARAEAGERVLVTTLTKKMSEDLTDYLLESGVRTRYLHSEIDTLERIKVIRELRLGDFDVLVGVNLLREGLDLPEVSLVAILDADKEGFLRGQTALIQTIGRAARNVNGRVIMYADKVTEAIQYAIDETARRRAIQMAYNEEHGITPASIRKGVSDIAEFLSLESQPHVPGRRRRGAETDGMGRDEIEKLVVELEEEMFAAAEELRFEYAAKLRDEIKELRRDLEATASA; this is encoded by the coding sequence ATGCCCGATCTCGCCGTCTCCGCCTCCTACGAGCCCACCGGCGACCAGCCTCGGGCGATCGCCGAGCTGGCGCAGAGCATCAGCCGCGGCGACCAGTACCAGACGCTGCTCGGTGCCACCGGCACGGGCAAGACGCACGCGATGGCGCGGGTGATCGAGCGCCTGAACCGGCCGGCGCTCGTGATCGCCCACAACAAGACGCTGGCCGCCCAGCTCTGCAACGAGTTCCGCGAGTACTTCCCCCGGAACGCGGTCGAGTACTTCGTGAGCTACTACGACTACTACCAGCCCGAGGCCTACCTGCCGTCGTCGGACACCTACATCGAGAAGGACTCCTCGATCAACGACGACATCGACCGCCTCCGCCACGCCGCGACCGCCGCGCTCTTCGCCCGCCGCGACGTGGTCATCGTCGCCTCGGTCTCGTGCATCTACGGCATCGGCTCGCCGGAGAGCTACTCCGAGCTCGTCCTGTTCCTCTCCGTCGGCGAGGAGAAGTCGCGCGACGACATCCTGCGCAAGCTGGTCGACATCCACTACCAGCGCAACGACGTCGTCATGGGCCGCGGCCGCTTCCGCGTGCGCGGCGACGTGATCGAGGTGCAGCCGGCGAACATGGAGACGGCCTACCGGATCAGCCTGTTCGGCGACGAGGTCGAGGCGATCACCCACTTCGACCCGCTCTCCGGCGAGGTGTTCGCGCGGCTCGACCACCTCGGCATCTACCCCGCGACCCACTATGCGATGGAGCGGGAGAAGCTCGAGCCGGCGATCCGCTCGGTGCAGGAGGAGCTGCGCGAGCGGCTGGCCCAGCTCGAGGGCGAGAACAAGATGCTCGAGGCCCATCGGCTGCGGTCGCGCACGGAGTACGACATGGAGATGCTGCGCGAGGTCGGCTTCTGCAACGGGATCGAGAACTACTCGCGGCACCTGGACGGCCGCGCGCCCGGCACGCCGCCGCACACGCTGCTCGACTACTTCCCCGACGACTACCTGATCATCATCGACGAGTCGCACCAGACAGTGCCCCAGATCGGCGGCATGTACGAGGGCGACCGCTCGCGCAAGCAGACGCTCGTCGAGTTCGGGTTCCGGCTGCCGTCGGCGCTCGACAACCGGCCGCTGCGCTTCGACGAGTTCGTGGAGCGGGCCCACCAGGTGCTGTTCGTCTCCGCCACGCCGGGCCCGTTCGAGCTGCGCCACTCGACGCACGTCGCCGAGCAGATCATCCGCCCGACCGGGCTGATCGACCCCGAGGTCGAGGTGCGGCCGACGCGGCGTCAGATCGACGACCTGCTGGGCGAGATCCGGGCCCGGGCCGAGGCCGGCGAGCGGGTGCTGGTGACGACGCTGACGAAGAAGATGTCCGAGGATCTGACCGACTACCTGCTCGAGTCGGGGGTGCGCACCCGCTACCTGCACTCCGAGATCGACACGCTCGAGCGCATCAAGGTCATCCGCGAGCTGCGCCTGGGCGACTTCGACGTCCTCGTCGGCGTGAACCTGCTGCGCGAGGGGCTCGACCTGCCGGAGGTGTCGCTGGTCGCGATCCTGGACGCCGACAAGGAGGGCTTCCTGCGCGGCCAGACCGCGCTCATCCAGACGATTGGCCGCGCCGCCCGAAACGTCAACGGGCGCGTGATCATGTACGCGGACAAGGTCACCGAGGCGATCCAGTACGCCATCGACGAGACCGCCCGCCGGCGGGCGATCCAGATGGCCTACAACGAGGAGCACGGGATCACGCCGGCCTCGATCCGCAAGGGCGTCTCCGACATCGCCGAGTTCCTGTCGCTCGAGTCGCAGCCCCACGTTCCCGGCCGCCGCCGGCGCGGCGCCGAGACGGACGGCATGGGCCGCGACGAGATCGAAAAGCTCGTGGTGGAGCTCGAGGAGGAGATGTTCGCGGCGGCCGAGGAGCTGCGCTTCGAGTACGCGGCCAAGCTGCGCGACGAGATCAAGGAGCTGCGCCGCGACCTCGAGGCCACCGCCAGCGCGTAG
- a CDS encoding PH domain-containing protein, translating to MAQIDRLLHPDERVHLVSREHGIVLVWPFLRAAMILALASAAAIAAAGLDLPAAIRLVPVLAAAAIGLGALLRVVRVVARWQRRVLVVTDRRALLLAGGLGSRAAIVPLQAIGDVEVFAPAAGRMLHYGGVVVGTGGRRSLLFGLRRLPDPDLLLGLLLGLAEERAEARPRWSPPTLTPAPLR from the coding sequence ATGGCCCAGATCGACCGTCTGCTGCATCCCGACGAGCGCGTCCACCTCGTGAGCCGCGAGCACGGCATCGTGCTCGTGTGGCCGTTCCTGCGCGCGGCGATGATCCTGGCCCTCGCGTCCGCGGCCGCGATCGCCGCCGCCGGCCTCGACCTGCCCGCCGCGATCCGGCTCGTGCCCGTGCTCGCGGCCGCCGCCATCGGCCTCGGCGCCCTGCTCCGCGTGGTGCGGGTGGTGGCGCGCTGGCAGCGGCGCGTGCTGGTGGTGACCGACCGCCGGGCGCTCCTGCTCGCCGGCGGCCTGGGCTCGCGCGCGGCGATCGTCCCGCTTCAGGCCATCGGCGACGTCGAGGTGTTCGCGCCCGCGGCCGGGCGCATGCTGCACTACGGCGGCGTCGTCGTCGGCACGGGCGGGCGCCGCAGCCTCCTGTTCGGGCTGCGCCGGCTGCCCGACCCCGATCTGCTGCTCGGGCTCCTGCTCGGCCTGGCCGAGGAGCGGGCCGAGGCACGCCCGCGGTGGTCGCCGCCGACGCTCACGCCCGCGCCGCTTCGCTAG
- a CDS encoding ATP-binding protein, protein MSGRGREAAANEHEASVDAGSACARLRLACDPSVVAEARRAVARFEAGVPAPVIESARLLVTELVTNSLLHGIAEGDGWIDVLIERRARCLRIEVADPASTGRRPVLRSVDQSSTSGWGLQLVDRLASDWGVETGSGTCVWCEIATG, encoded by the coding sequence ATGAGCGGGCGTGGGAGGGAGGCGGCGGCGAACGAGCACGAGGCATCGGTAGACGCGGGCTCCGCCTGCGCGCGGCTGCGGCTGGCGTGCGACCCGTCGGTCGTCGCCGAGGCGCGCAGGGCCGTCGCGCGGTTCGAGGCCGGCGTGCCCGCGCCCGTGATCGAGTCGGCCCGCCTGCTCGTGACCGAGCTCGTCACGAACAGCCTCCTGCACGGCATCGCCGAGGGCGACGGCTGGATCGACGTCCTCATCGAGCGGCGGGCGCGGTGCCTGCGGATCGAGGTGGCCGACCCGGCCTCGACCGGGCGGCGTCCGGTGCTGCGCAGCGTCGACCAGTCGAGCACCTCGGGATGGGGCCTCCAGCTGGTCGACCGGCTCGCCTCCGACTGGGGCGTCGAGACCGGCTCGGGCACCTGCGTGTGGTGCGAGATCGCCACCGGCTGA
- a CDS encoding GNAT family N-acetyltransferase: MTGPIPLPRLLHDGRAGLRPWREGDVAAILAMSRDPETIRFTSVPDPYDEDSVRIWLALQPARLRAGDGAAFAVVEPPGEEALGAIGVRVLHGRGIAEIGYHMAPQARGRGLATAALRLLSDWSFRKLPVARLQLTTHLDNPASQRVAEKAGYTREAVLRSWADQRGERVDLIMYSLLPGE, encoded by the coding sequence GTGACCGGGCCGATCCCGCTCCCGCGGCTGCTGCACGACGGCCGCGCCGGGCTGCGGCCGTGGCGGGAGGGCGACGTGGCGGCGATCCTGGCCATGTCGCGCGATCCGGAGACGATCCGCTTCACGAGCGTGCCCGATCCATACGACGAGGACTCCGTGCGGATCTGGCTGGCGCTCCAACCGGCGCGGCTGCGGGCGGGCGACGGGGCGGCGTTCGCGGTGGTCGAGCCACCGGGCGAGGAGGCGCTCGGGGCGATCGGGGTGCGGGTGCTGCACGGGCGCGGGATCGCCGAGATCGGCTACCACATGGCGCCGCAGGCCCGCGGCCGCGGCCTGGCGACGGCGGCGCTTCGCCTGCTCTCGGACTGGTCGTTCCGCAAGCTCCCGGTCGCGCGCCTGCAGCTGACGACGCACCTCGACAATCCGGCCTCGCAGCGCGTGGCGGAGAAGGCGGGATACACCCGCGAGGCGGTGCTGCGCTCGTGGGCCGACCAGCGCGGGGAGCGGGTCGACCTGATCATGTACTCGCTGCTCCCCGGTGAATAA